The following proteins come from a genomic window of Aequorivita marisscotiae:
- a CDS encoding pyridoxal phosphate-dependent decarboxylase family protein, which yields MKHYGYKVVDAIVEHFATQNEKLPVVSGSREEMEDLFLEDAPEKSSDPQKVLNFVLNEVMTKSNIVSHPKSYSFVPGPSNYISAMADGLASGFNIFSGGWQASPAAAEMEIVTMNWLLKMFGFPQKKGGGIFTSGGSMANLTALVTARTVKCGDDFSKAVIYLSDQAHSSNIKAIRVLGFKKEQIRVIPTDGEFKFSLNKLKNAIAKDRLEGLQPFCLIATAGTTNTGTVDPLSEIAKICKKEDIWFHIDGAYGGFAILSEDGKKAMKGIEKADSLTVDPHKWFYQPYEIGCLLIKNHKWLKGTFTEKPEYLRDIEGNTSEINFYDHGIELTRRFRALKFYMSVKTFGMGEFRKAISYNIKLAEATESFLRTSSNWEVISPATLAVINFRYNPIGNKLSEKKLDALNQRISQSVVNSKEALLVTTVLNGQVVLRMCLINPRTTLTDVKETIALCESFAAEKALV from the coding sequence ATGAAACACTATGGTTATAAAGTAGTTGATGCCATCGTGGAGCATTTTGCAACCCAAAACGAAAAACTACCCGTAGTTTCTGGGTCACGAGAGGAAATGGAAGATTTATTTCTTGAAGATGCACCCGAAAAATCCAGCGATCCACAAAAGGTTTTAAATTTTGTTTTAAACGAAGTAATGACCAAAAGCAATATTGTTTCGCATCCAAAATCCTACTCATTTGTTCCGGGGCCGAGCAATTATATTAGTGCCATGGCAGATGGGTTGGCTTCAGGTTTTAATATATTTTCTGGAGGTTGGCAAGCCTCGCCCGCTGCAGCCGAAATGGAAATAGTTACTATGAACTGGTTGTTAAAAATGTTCGGTTTTCCTCAGAAAAAAGGAGGTGGAATTTTTACGAGTGGTGGTTCAATGGCCAATTTAACTGCGTTGGTTACAGCACGTACGGTAAAATGTGGCGACGATTTTAGCAAGGCAGTAATTTATCTTTCAGACCAAGCGCATTCCTCAAATATTAAGGCCATTCGTGTGCTCGGTTTTAAAAAGGAACAAATTAGAGTAATCCCCACCGATGGCGAGTTTAAATTTTCGCTCAATAAATTAAAGAACGCAATTGCAAAAGATAGACTGGAAGGTTTGCAGCCTTTTTGCTTAATTGCAACTGCCGGAACTACAAATACGGGAACGGTAGATCCGTTATCGGAGATTGCAAAAATTTGTAAAAAGGAAGATATTTGGTTTCATATTGATGGGGCTTACGGAGGTTTTGCAATTCTTTCTGAAGACGGAAAAAAAGCGATGAAAGGAATTGAAAAGGCAGACTCCTTAACTGTCGATCCACATAAATGGTTTTATCAACCGTATGAAATAGGATGTTTATTAATTAAAAATCACAAGTGGTTAAAGGGAACTTTTACCGAAAAACCTGAATACCTTCGCGATATTGAAGGCAATACTTCCGAGATAAATTTTTACGATCACGGGATTGAATTAACACGCCGTTTCCGCGCATTAAAATTTTACATGTCTGTAAAAACTTTTGGAATGGGCGAATTTAGAAAAGCTATTTCATACAATATTAAATTGGCAGAAGCTACCGAAAGCTTTCTTCGTACAAGTTCTAATTGGGAAGTAATTTCGCCGGCAACTTTGGCGGTTATCAACTTTAGATATAACCCAATTGGCAACAAGCTCTCAGAGAAAAAATTGGACGCTTTAAACCAGCGGATTTCACAAAGTGTTGTAAATTCCAAAGAAGCATTATTAGTAACCACGGTGCTCAATGGGCAAGTGGTGCTGCGTATGTGTTTAATAAATCCGCGAACAACTCTCACTGATGTAAAAGAAACAATTGCGCTTTGCGAATCTT
- a CDS encoding PhnA domain-containing protein: MSLEKELQQRSDNKCELCGNEENLRVFEVPNSPTDVAETTILICHTCNEQIEDPEKVDANHWRCLNDSMWSTVPAVQVMAWRMLTRLKAEGWPQDLLDMMYLEDATKEWAKAGVAEAKADAVIHRDSNGVILEAGDSVVLIKDLKVKGSSMVAKQGTAVRRISLDHENEKYIEGKVDGQQIVIITDFVKKI, from the coding sequence ATGAGTTTAGAGAAAGAATTACAACAGCGAAGCGATAACAAATGTGAACTTTGCGGAAACGAAGAAAATCTTAGGGTTTTTGAAGTGCCAAATTCCCCAACAGACGTGGCCGAAACAACTATTTTAATCTGCCATACTTGTAATGAACAAATAGAAGACCCAGAAAAAGTAGATGCAAACCATTGGCGATGCTTGAATGATAGTATGTGGAGTACAGTTCCTGCAGTACAGGTTATGGCTTGGCGCATGCTAACCCGTTTAAAAGCCGAAGGTTGGCCACAGGATTTGCTGGATATGATGTATCTGGAAGACGCAACAAAGGAATGGGCAAAGGCAGGTGTAGCAGAAGCAAAAGCCGATGCCGTTATTCATCGCGATAGCAACGGTGTTATTTTGGAAGCGGGCGATTCTGTAGTTTTGATAAAAGATTTAAAAGTGAAAGGTAGCAGTATGGTTGCCAAGCAGGGAACGGCCGTACGCAGAATTTCGCTCGATCACGAAAACGAAAAATATATTGAAGGTAAAGTAGATGGCCAACAAATTGTGATTATCACAGATTTTGTAAAGAAAATATAG
- a CDS encoding dipeptidase, with the protein MKSAKPYIEKNKDRFIDELVSLLKIPSISADSAYKKDVLKTAEAVKNQLKKAGCDTVEICETPGYPIVYGEKIINKKLPTILVYGHYDVQPPDPLDLWDSPPFEPVIKKTKLHPEGAIFARGSCDDKGQMYMHVKALEYMTETNQLPCNVKFMIEGEEEVGSSSLEWFVTRNREKLANDVILISDTGMISKDVPSITTGLRGLSYVEVEVTGPNRDLHSGLYGGAVANPINVLTKMIASLHDENNHITIPGFYDDVEELSTDERAKMAEAPFNLKDYEASIDIDSVYGEKGYSTNERNSIRPTLDVNGIWGGYIGEGAKTVIASQAFAKISMRLVPDQDWRKITELFKNHFESIAPKGVRVKVKPHHGGQAYVTPIDSLGYKAAEKAYEATFGKTPIPQRSGGSIPIVALFEKELKSKTILMGFGLDSDAIHSPNEHFGIWNYLKGIETIPQFYHYFTKMSS; encoded by the coding sequence ATGAAAAGCGCAAAACCTTACATTGAAAAAAATAAAGATCGATTTATAGACGAATTGGTTTCACTATTGAAAATACCTTCTATCAGTGCAGATTCAGCCTATAAAAAGGATGTTTTAAAAACTGCCGAAGCAGTAAAAAATCAACTTAAAAAAGCAGGCTGCGACACAGTTGAAATCTGCGAAACACCCGGGTATCCTATTGTTTACGGTGAAAAAATAATAAACAAAAAATTGCCCACTATTTTGGTATACGGACATTACGATGTGCAGCCGCCAGATCCATTGGATTTGTGGGATAGCCCGCCATTTGAGCCGGTAATTAAAAAAACCAAGCTACATCCTGAAGGCGCTATTTTTGCCCGCGGAAGTTGCGACGATAAAGGCCAAATGTATATGCACGTAAAAGCGCTGGAATATATGACCGAAACCAATCAATTGCCTTGCAACGTGAAGTTTATGATTGAAGGCGAAGAGGAAGTGGGTAGCAGCAGCTTAGAGTGGTTTGTAACCCGAAACCGAGAAAAACTCGCTAATGATGTTATTTTAATTAGCGATACCGGTATGATTTCTAAAGACGTACCCTCAATAACTACGGGACTTCGCGGCTTGAGTTATGTAGAGGTGGAAGTTACGGGACCAAATCGCGATCTGCACAGCGGTCTTTACGGCGGTGCAGTGGCAAACCCAATAAACGTTTTAACTAAAATGATTGCGTCCCTTCACGACGAAAACAACCATATTACCATTCCAGGATTTTATGATGATGTTGAAGAACTTTCAACCGATGAACGCGCAAAAATGGCAGAAGCTCCATTCAACTTAAAAGATTACGAAGCATCTATTGATATCGACTCCGTTTATGGGGAAAAAGGATATTCCACAAACGAGCGAAATAGCATTCGCCCAACTTTAGATGTTAACGGTATTTGGGGCGGCTACATTGGTGAAGGTGCAAAAACAGTTATTGCTAGTCAAGCTTTTGCCAAAATAAGTATGCGATTGGTGCCAGACCAAGATTGGAGAAAAATTACGGAACTTTTTAAAAATCATTTTGAAAGTATTGCTCCAAAAGGCGTTCGCGTTAAGGTAAAACCGCATCACGGCGGGCAGGCGTATGTTACCCCGATTGATAGTCTGGGTTACAAAGCTGCTGAAAAAGCGTATGAGGCAACCTTCGGCAAAACGCCTATTCCGCAGCGAAGCGGTGGTAGCATTCCAATTGTAGCGCTGTTTGAAAAAGAATTAAAAAGCAAAACAATCTTAATGGGATTTGGATTGGATAGCGATGCCATCCACTCGCCAAACGAGCATTTTGGTATTTGGAATTACCTAAAAGGAATAGAAACCATTCCACAATTTTATCATTATTTTACTAAAATGAGTTCATAA
- a CDS encoding BlaI/MecI/CopY family transcriptional regulator — translation MTLSNAEEQLMQLLWKKERAIMKDLVEAYPEPKPATTTVATLLKRMQDKRFVDYVQLGRSREYFPLVKKKDYFSKHVNGLIKNFFNNSPSQFASFFTEETNLSKKELEELKALIDSEIKKK, via the coding sequence ATGACGCTCTCAAATGCCGAAGAACAATTAATGCAGCTCCTCTGGAAAAAGGAGCGTGCAATTATGAAAGATTTAGTTGAAGCTTATCCAGAACCAAAACCTGCCACAACTACCGTTGCCACGCTTTTAAAACGCATGCAGGACAAAAGGTTTGTAGATTACGTACAACTGGGGCGATCGCGCGAATATTTCCCATTGGTGAAAAAGAAAGATTATTTTTCAAAACACGTAAATGGGTTGATAAAAAATTTCTTTAACAACAGTCCGTCGCAATTTGCTTCATTTTTTACGGAAGAAACCAATCTTTCCAAAAAAGAGCTGGAGGAATTAAAGGCTCTAATAGATTCAGAAATTAAAAAGAAGTAG
- a CDS encoding T9SS type A sorting domain-containing protein, translated as MKKTIFSVFFTLLSCALIAQDYTTPNTGVTYSLDDIAAASPSTITVSGSDYTLLGNLTISENDALLIDADLTLLIDFEKRVTIFGDFTVDANAVTITALDENAPYDGFRFEEFSTIDIKNATITYGGGLRVLTETFSIDNCTLTNNVSGTTSSAVIQLSRGTPQITNNTISSNSNPAIGSAANSAVSAYIFNNTIQGNNIANSNRPQINLGTTLANTTLEIIQNTIIGDPALDQAGGIAIANFVGGDVNVLIENNTIRGNRYGITILGNVDSAEIKNNIIEDNNIQGDPLLGGSGINHNASNVGTAIIVSDNQIRRNLWGITLQGSATANLGDDAGNPGNNIFAENENGGVVYALYNNTANPIMAKNNCWIENQESTPEQVEDVIYHSVDDPTLGEVTFNPFLCGVLGVAENTAENFNFYPNPVKNEINFNNRFVFEKVEIYNVQGSLIALKTISEGQQSLPINLSPGMYFVKFSNNTQTVTKKMIVK; from the coding sequence ATGAAAAAAACTATTTTTAGTGTCTTCTTTACACTTTTAAGCTGTGCTTTGATTGCACAAGATTACACAACTCCAAATACAGGTGTTACCTATTCGCTAGACGACATTGCGGCTGCAAGCCCTTCTACCATTACTGTTTCTGGTAGTGACTACACGCTTTTGGGAAATCTTACAATTTCGGAAAATGACGCGCTGCTAATAGACGCCGATTTAACTTTACTTATTGATTTTGAAAAAAGAGTTACGATTTTTGGCGATTTCACAGTAGATGCAAATGCTGTAACCATTACAGCTTTAGACGAAAACGCACCCTACGACGGTTTTCGCTTTGAGGAATTTTCAACTATAGATATAAAAAATGCAACCATAACCTACGGGGGTGGTTTGCGAGTTTTAACCGAAACTTTCTCCATAGATAACTGTACGCTTACTAATAATGTTTCCGGAACAACAAGTAGTGCTGTAATTCAACTTTCTCGCGGAACGCCGCAAATTACCAATAATACTATTTCATCCAATAGCAATCCGGCAATTGGTTCTGCTGCAAATTCGGCTGTTTCGGCCTATATTTTCAACAATACCATCCAAGGTAACAATATTGCAAATTCTAACAGACCGCAAATTAATTTGGGTACCACATTGGCAAATACTACATTAGAGATTATTCAAAATACAATCATTGGCGATCCTGCTTTAGACCAAGCTGGCGGTATTGCCATTGCCAATTTCGTGGGCGGCGATGTAAATGTGCTAATTGAAAATAACACAATTCGCGGCAATCGGTACGGAATTACTATTTTGGGTAATGTAGATTCGGCAGAAATAAAAAATAATATAATTGAAGACAATAACATTCAGGGAGATCCTTTGCTCGGTGGAAGCGGAATAAACCACAATGCTTCTAATGTTGGAACTGCAATAATTGTTTCGGATAACCAAATAAGAAGAAACCTTTGGGGAATTACACTACAAGGCTCAGCTACGGCAAATCTCGGAGATGACGCAGGTAATCCGGGCAATAATATTTTTGCCGAAAACGAAAATGGAGGCGTAGTGTACGCACTGTACAACAACACGGCAAACCCGATTATGGCTAAAAATAACTGCTGGATCGAAAACCAGGAAAGTACTCCGGAACAAGTAGAAGATGTAATTTATCACAGCGTTGACGACCCTACTTTAGGCGAGGTTACTTTTAATCCTTTTTTATGTGGCGTATTGGGTGTTGCGGAGAATACGGCCGAAAACTTTAACTTTTATCCAAATCCGGTGAAAAACGAAATTAACTTCAACAACCGTTTTGTTTTTGAAAAAGTTGAAATCTATAATGTACAAGGAAGTTTAATTGCTTTAAAAACAATTTCTGAAGGGCAACAATCTTTGCCAATTAACTTATCTCCTGGTATGTATTTTGTGAAATTCAGCAATAATACACAAACGGTTACAAAGAAAATGATTGTAAAATAA
- a CDS encoding endonuclease/exonuclease/phosphatase family protein, with the protein MVLYVLMLFFIISPFFPATGNPHWFFRTADFVRLQSLFIQLVLLGLFFYFEENYSAFSYALAIALIASVLYQLYKVFPYSFLFPRRRSHAASDGHVSILAGNVLQTNTSYPQFLAEVKRFKPDLVLVMESNKDWENGLSELENNYPFTVKVPLENFYGMHLYSKKELKNVEVKYQIEGDKPSIFFDYYTDKYSPIFFCCLHPAPPSPTENETSKERDAELMITGKRIRKLDKPTVVCGDMNDVVWSRTTRLFKKMTGMIDPRVGRGFFSTYHANYFFLRFPLDHLFHTRDLYVGKMIRSKNFGSDHFAMYYEIHHKKKVKTPENPKLNGEEKEEIEELVDEGKNNT; encoded by the coding sequence ATGGTATTATACGTTTTGATGCTATTTTTTATAATCAGCCCCTTTTTTCCTGCAACTGGAAACCCGCATTGGTTTTTCAGAACCGCAGATTTTGTACGATTGCAATCTTTATTTATACAACTAGTTTTACTTGGGCTGTTTTTCTATTTTGAAGAAAACTACTCGGCTTTTAGTTATGCCCTCGCAATAGCTTTAATTGCCAGCGTATTGTATCAGCTCTATAAAGTGTTTCCGTATAGTTTTTTATTTCCAAGAAGAAGATCGCACGCTGCGAGCGATGGCCACGTTTCTATTTTAGCCGGAAATGTTTTGCAAACCAATACAAGCTATCCTCAATTTTTAGCCGAAGTAAAACGATTTAAACCAGATTTGGTTTTGGTAATGGAATCGAACAAAGATTGGGAAAACGGACTTTCAGAACTTGAAAACAACTACCCATTCACCGTAAAAGTACCCTTAGAAAATTTTTACGGAATGCATTTGTATTCTAAAAAAGAATTGAAAAATGTGGAGGTAAAATACCAAATCGAAGGCGATAAGCCTTCAATTTTTTTCGATTACTACACCGATAAGTATTCGCCAATATTTTTCTGCTGTTTACATCCCGCTCCTCCCAGCCCCACTGAAAATGAAACCTCTAAAGAGCGCGATGCAGAGTTAATGATTACAGGAAAACGAATACGAAAACTAGACAAACCAACAGTTGTTTGTGGAGATATGAACGATGTTGTTTGGAGCCGCACCACCCGCCTTTTCAAAAAAATGACGGGAATGATAGATCCGCGTGTAGGCCGTGGTTTCTTTTCTACCTATCATGCTAACTATTTCTTTTTACGATTTCCTTTGGACCATCTATTCCACACGCGCGATCTGTATGTTGGAAAAATGATTCGTTCTAAAAATTTTGGCAGCGATCATTTTGCTATGTATTATGAAATCCATCATAAAAAAAAAGTAAAAACTCCTGAGAATCCTAAATTAAACGGCGAAGAAAAAGAAGAAATTGAGGAGTTAGTAGATGAAGGAAAAAACAATACATAA
- a CDS encoding tetratricopeptide repeat protein → MNLNEFFNELKRRNVFKGTVSYLVFSWVLLQVIAILSPIINAPAWFGKMLLIILIVLLPVWICISWFFEITADGIKKTKNVPREKSISQKTGQKLNTFIIAFLALAIILLFVDRFRLRAEKKETAIATETIPEKSIAVLPFSDITPDKQQGYFADGLAEEVLNSLVKINELQVTSRTSAFSFKNKAMDLPEIAKALHVSYILEGSVRAQDSTLRVSVNLVETKTDNNIWSQTWEKELKNIFKIQNEIAEAVAENLQLRILDNIIPKVKESNTEAYELFLEGRYVFRSNIDEASLIESEQLIKQSLAIDSTYVPALVLLGNIYHVQNNYGTIDFEQAKKVTSQIAERAIKADSTYAETYAFMALSSLEYENDIGKAAKLTNKALSLEPNNETALHRASEIALLRGNAEEAINILKKVLAIDPLNANNYYALANTYYMAKKFPEAELNIKKSIKLDPDQDLAYSQLALTLMYQKRYKEALKVIEKEPLEGFQLHVQAMIYYFLGDTEKSDAALNKLTKEFEKAWGFQIASTYAVLNNETQMYFWLEKARTNNDLGLIELPYEPTFEPYRDQPRFKEFIKKLNYKY, encoded by the coding sequence ATGAATCTAAACGAATTTTTTAATGAGTTAAAAAGAAGAAATGTCTTTAAAGGCACAGTTTCCTATTTGGTGTTTTCTTGGGTTCTGCTACAGGTTATCGCCATACTCAGCCCCATAATAAATGCCCCGGCCTGGTTTGGCAAAATGTTGCTAATTATTTTAATTGTGCTTTTGCCCGTTTGGATTTGCATTTCATGGTTCTTTGAAATTACGGCTGATGGTATAAAAAAAACAAAGAATGTTCCAAGAGAAAAATCAATTTCACAAAAAACAGGGCAAAAACTCAACACTTTTATCATTGCGTTTTTGGCCCTGGCAATAATTTTATTGTTTGTAGATAGATTTAGATTACGGGCCGAAAAAAAAGAAACCGCCATTGCTACAGAAACAATTCCCGAAAAATCTATTGCAGTTTTACCCTTTTCAGATATCACCCCCGATAAGCAACAGGGTTATTTTGCCGATGGATTGGCAGAAGAGGTGCTTAATTCATTGGTGAAAATAAACGAACTGCAAGTTACCTCCCGCACCTCTGCTTTTTCGTTTAAAAACAAAGCTATGGACCTGCCCGAAATTGCAAAAGCACTTCACGTTAGTTATATTCTCGAAGGCAGTGTACGCGCCCAGGACAGCACACTACGGGTAAGCGTAAATCTTGTGGAAACAAAAACCGACAACAATATTTGGTCTCAAACTTGGGAAAAAGAACTGAAAAACATTTTTAAAATTCAAAATGAAATCGCTGAGGCTGTTGCAGAAAATCTTCAGTTACGCATTCTCGACAATATAATTCCGAAGGTTAAAGAATCTAACACCGAAGCGTACGAATTGTTTTTAGAAGGCAGATACGTTTTTAGAAGTAACATTGACGAGGCTTCGCTAATAGAATCTGAGCAGTTAATAAAACAATCCCTGGCTATTGATTCTACCTACGTTCCCGCATTAGTGCTTTTAGGAAATATTTATCACGTGCAAAACAATTACGGAACAATAGATTTTGAACAGGCAAAAAAAGTTACTTCGCAAATTGCTGAAAGAGCAATAAAAGCAGACAGTACCTATGCCGAAACGTATGCTTTTATGGCATTATCCTCCTTAGAATATGAAAACGATATCGGCAAAGCCGCTAAACTTACAAACAAAGCATTAAGCTTAGAGCCCAATAATGAAACTGCTTTGCACAGAGCATCAGAGATAGCATTACTCCGAGGCAATGCAGAAGAAGCAATAAACATTCTTAAAAAAGTGCTTGCGATAGATCCTTTGAATGCCAACAATTACTATGCGCTGGCAAACACATATTACATGGCTAAAAAATTTCCGGAAGCCGAATTAAATATTAAAAAATCTATAAAATTAGACCCAGATCAAGATTTGGCATATTCGCAACTTGCACTTACATTAATGTATCAAAAACGGTACAAAGAAGCTTTAAAAGTTATAGAAAAAGAACCTTTAGAAGGGTTTCAATTACATGTACAAGCTATGATATATTATTTTTTGGGCGATACGGAAAAATCTGATGCCGCGTTAAATAAACTTACCAAAGAATTTGAAAAAGCATGGGGCTTCCAAATTGCCAGTACCTATGCCGTGCTCAATAACGAAACCCAAATGTATTTTTGGTTAGAGAAAGCCAGAACCAACAATGATCTCGGATTAATAGAATTACCGTATGAACCTACTTTTGAGCCCTATAGAGACCAACCTCGCTTTAAAGAATTTATTAAAAAGCTGAATTATAAATACTAG
- a CDS encoding catalase, whose amino-acid sequence MEDKKSKLTRQTGAPVPDNQNVQTAGPRGPMLMQDAWFLEKMANFDREVIPERRMHAKGSGAFGTFTVTHDISKYSKAKIFSEVGKKTEMFSRFSTVAGERGAADAERDIRGFALKFYTEEGIWDLVGNNTPVFFFRDPMKFPDLNHAVKRDPKTNLRSANNNWDFWTLLPEALHQITIVMSDRGIPKGYRHMHGFGSHTYSLINNDNVRHWVKFHFITQQGIKNLTDKEAAELVGIDRESSQRDLFDAIEKKDFPKWKMFIQVMTEEQAKTYRFHPFDLTKVWSKKDFPLIPVGEFALNRNPENYFQDVEQAAFNPTNIVPGIGFSPDKMLQGRLFSYGDAQRYRLGVNHYQIPVNKPTCPYHAYHRDGAMRVDGNYGATKHYEPNSYGQWQEQPDAKEPPLELNGDAYAHNFRDDDEDYYTQPGDLFRIIKSDGKAQQLFDNTAAQVGGAEKFIQIRHIRNCYKADPEYGEGVAKALDLTMEEVDSFDMAPYNRWAPSPSQR is encoded by the coding sequence ATGGAGGATAAAAAATCGAAATTAACAAGACAAACTGGAGCACCTGTTCCAGACAATCAGAATGTACAAACCGCCGGACCACGCGGCCCAATGCTTATGCAAGACGCATGGTTTCTCGAAAAAATGGCGAATTTTGACAGAGAAGTAATTCCCGAAAGGCGAATGCACGCCAAAGGTTCGGGAGCTTTCGGAACATTTACGGTTACGCACGATATCTCGAAATACTCCAAAGCGAAAATTTTTAGTGAAGTGGGCAAAAAAACCGAAATGTTTAGTCGCTTTTCCACCGTTGCCGGGGAAAGAGGCGCTGCCGATGCCGAAAGAGATATTAGGGGTTTTGCCTTAAAATTTTATACCGAAGAAGGTATTTGGGATTTAGTTGGAAATAATACACCTGTTTTTTTCTTCCGTGACCCAATGAAATTTCCAGACTTAAACCACGCCGTAAAGCGCGACCCAAAAACTAATTTGCGGAGCGCCAACAACAACTGGGATTTTTGGACATTGCTACCTGAGGCTTTACACCAAATTACCATTGTTATGAGCGATCGCGGCATTCCAAAAGGTTACAGACATATGCACGGCTTTGGAAGCCATACTTATAGTTTAATAAACAATGACAACGTTAGGCACTGGGTGAAATTCCATTTTATTACCCAACAAGGTATTAAAAATCTAACGGATAAAGAAGCCGCAGAATTAGTGGGTATTGATAGAGAGTCTTCGCAAAGAGACTTGTTTGACGCCATTGAAAAGAAAGATTTTCCAAAGTGGAAGATGTTTATTCAGGTTATGACCGAAGAGCAGGCAAAAACATATCGCTTTCACCCTTTCGATTTAACCAAGGTTTGGTCTAAAAAAGATTTTCCACTTATTCCTGTAGGTGAATTTGCATTAAACCGAAACCCCGAAAATTATTTTCAAGATGTTGAACAGGCAGCTTTTAACCCAACGAATATAGTACCTGGAATTGGCTTTTCTCCAGATAAAATGCTACAAGGACGATTGTTTTCGTACGGTGATGCACAACGTTATAGATTGGGGGTAAATCATTACCAAATTCCTGTAAATAAACCTACCTGCCCGTATCACGCTTATCACAGAGATGGCGCTATGCGCGTAGACGGCAATTATGGAGCAACCAAACATTACGAGCCAAACAGCTACGGACAATGGCAAGAACAGCCCGATGCAAAAGAACCACCGTTGGAATTAAATGGCGATGCCTATGCCCATAATTTTAGAGATGACGATGAAGATTACTACACACAACCAGGCGATTTATTCCGCATAATAAAGAGCGATGGGAAAGCACAGCAATTGTTTGATAATACTGCAGCTCAAGTAGGGGGTGCAGAAAAGTTTATTCAGATTCGCCATATTAGAAATTGCTATAAAGCAGATCCAGAATATGGCGAAGGTGTGGCTAAAGCGCTGGATTTAACAATGGAAGAAGTTGATAGTTTTGACATGGCTCCATATAACAGATGGGCCCCCAGCCCCTCACAACGATAA